One Angustibacter luteus genomic window carries:
- a CDS encoding MFS transporter: MDQSVGLRTGTARGRWVLLATVLGSGIASLDATVVNIALPTIGRDLGATLAGLQWTLNGYTLTLAAFILLGGSLGDVWGRRRIFQIGTLAFAATSLLCALAPTIEVLVGARILQGVAGALLTPGSLAIIAASFCARDRAAAIGAWSGFSGVTAAAGPFVGGYLIQHLSWRWIFLINLPLALLVVVIAQRHVPESRDVDAPRRTDVAGALTCVLTLALLTFGLIRWGADGMSPLVASSLVTAVAAGIGFVVVERRSSHPMIPLDIFRSTRFTAANLVTFLMYAALAGVFFLLSLQLQIVSGFSPIAAGAALLPVTALMLLGSARVGRLAQRFGPRPFMTVGPLVCAVAMLLLRQVGVGASYWFDVLPAIAVFGVGLTLTVSPLTTAVLTSAPQRHSGVASGVNNAVARTAGLLAVAVLPLAAGIGESSYLVPAQFDAGYQRALIGCAVLLATAGVLSALLIGSRGLTPEHEPTASEPPDRPAERYHCGVDAPALGRPASLTDPAAH; the protein is encoded by the coding sequence TGGATGCGACGGTGGTGAACATCGCGCTCCCCACCATCGGGCGCGACCTCGGCGCGACCCTGGCCGGCCTGCAGTGGACGCTGAACGGCTACACGCTGACGCTGGCCGCGTTCATCCTGCTCGGCGGCTCGCTCGGCGACGTCTGGGGTCGTCGGCGGATCTTCCAGATCGGCACCCTGGCCTTCGCCGCCACGTCGCTGCTGTGCGCGCTGGCCCCGACGATCGAGGTGCTGGTCGGCGCCCGGATCCTGCAGGGCGTCGCCGGCGCGCTGCTCACTCCGGGGTCGCTCGCCATCATCGCCGCGTCCTTCTGCGCGCGGGACCGGGCCGCCGCGATCGGCGCCTGGTCGGGCTTCAGCGGAGTGACGGCCGCGGCCGGGCCGTTCGTCGGCGGCTACCTGATCCAGCACCTGTCCTGGCGCTGGATCTTCCTGATCAACCTGCCGCTCGCGCTCCTGGTGGTGGTGATCGCCCAGCGGCACGTACCGGAGAGCCGGGATGTCGATGCACCGCGCCGCACGGACGTCGCCGGGGCACTGACCTGCGTGCTGACCCTCGCCCTGCTCACGTTCGGACTGATCCGCTGGGGCGCGGACGGGATGAGCCCGCTGGTGGCGTCGTCCCTGGTGACTGCGGTGGCCGCCGGCATCGGCTTCGTCGTCGTCGAGCGCCGCAGCTCGCACCCGATGATCCCGCTCGACATCTTCCGGTCCACCCGGTTCACCGCCGCGAACCTGGTCACGTTCCTGATGTACGCCGCCCTCGCCGGGGTCTTCTTCCTCCTGTCCCTGCAGCTGCAGATCGTCTCCGGCTTCTCTCCCATCGCCGCCGGGGCAGCTCTCCTGCCCGTGACGGCACTCATGCTGCTCGGGTCTGCCCGGGTGGGACGGCTGGCCCAGCGTTTCGGGCCGCGACCGTTCATGACGGTCGGCCCACTGGTCTGCGCCGTCGCCATGCTGCTGCTGCGCCAGGTCGGTGTCGGGGCGAGCTACTGGTTCGACGTGCTGCCGGCCATCGCCGTCTTCGGGGTGGGGCTGACGCTCACGGTGTCCCCGCTGACCACGGCGGTCCTCACCTCCGCCCCACAGCGGCACTCGGGTGTCGCCTCCGGGGTCAACAACGCGGTCGCCCGCACTGCCGGCCTGCTCGCCGTGGCGGTGCTGCCGCTGGCCGCCGGGATCGGCGAGAGCAGCTACCTGGTGCCCGCGCAGTTCGACGCCGGCTACCAGCGAGCGCTGATCGGGTGCGCGGTCCTGCTCGCCACCGCAGGGGTGCTGTCGGCGCTGCTCATCGGCAGCCGGGGACTGACCCCGGAGCACGAGCCGACGGCCAGCGAGCCGCCGGACCGACCGGCCGAGCGCTACCACTGCGGGGTGGACGCTCCCGCGCTGGGACGACCGGCATCCCTCACCGACCCTGCAGCTCACTGA
- a CDS encoding VOC family protein translates to MTVHVHSITFDCHRWEPLVEFWAAVSDFAEDPQNPNNDGDPMGALRSPSGLQLLFIPVPEGKQVKNRVHLDVVPVDQTRDEQVAAVLELGATQVADHRRPDGSGWVVLADPEGNEFCIERSQAERDAAAT, encoded by the coding sequence ATGACCGTTCACGTGCACAGCATCACGTTCGACTGCCACCGCTGGGAGCCCCTGGTCGAGTTCTGGGCCGCGGTCTCGGACTTCGCCGAGGACCCGCAGAACCCGAACAACGACGGTGACCCGATGGGGGCCCTGCGGTCGCCGTCCGGGCTGCAGCTGCTCTTCATCCCGGTCCCGGAGGGCAAGCAGGTGAAGAACCGGGTGCACCTCGATGTGGTCCCGGTCGACCAGACCCGCGACGAGCAGGTAGCGGCCGTCCTCGAGCTGGGAGCGACGCAGGTCGCGGACCACCGCCGCCCGGACGGATCGGGTTGGGTCGTCCTGGCCGACCCCGAGGGCAACGAGTTCTGCATCGAGCGCAGCCAGGCCGAGCGGGACGCCGCTGCGACGTAG
- a CDS encoding YbaK/EbsC family protein: MSPALDVRRPALAHAPLLADPVAAALQAWVHADGVGVAAIDPDLADTAAFVEAYGVASDASANCVVVGGRRDGVERIAACVVLATTRADVNGIVRRALDVRKASFLPMDRAVELTGMEYGGITPIGLPADWLLLVDEAVTLAGRVIVGSGLRRSKIEVPGADLARLPRATVVPGLGRPVG, translated from the coding sequence GTGAGTCCAGCCCTCGACGTCCGGCGCCCCGCGCTCGCCCACGCCCCGCTCCTCGCCGACCCGGTCGCCGCCGCGCTGCAGGCCTGGGTGCACGCGGACGGCGTCGGCGTCGCCGCGATCGACCCCGACCTGGCGGACACCGCCGCCTTCGTCGAGGCGTACGGCGTGGCCTCGGACGCGTCGGCGAACTGCGTCGTCGTCGGCGGGCGGCGCGACGGCGTCGAGCGGATTGCGGCGTGTGTCGTGCTGGCCACCACCCGGGCCGACGTCAACGGGATCGTGCGCCGCGCCCTGGACGTCCGCAAGGCGTCGTTCCTGCCGATGGACCGGGCCGTCGAGCTGACGGGCATGGAGTACGGCGGGATCACCCCGATCGGGCTGCCCGCCGACTGGCTGCTCCTGGTGGACGAGGCCGTGACGCTGGCCGGGCGGGTCATCGTGGGCTCGGGGCTGCGGCGCAGCAAGATCGAGGTCCCCGGAGCGGACCTCGCCCGGCTCCCCCGGGCCACCGTGGTGCCGGGCCTCGGCCGCCCAGTGGGCTGA
- a CDS encoding vWA domain-containing protein, producing the protein MARHPGRRSRYGAWQGGPDPLAPPYDVRSAVDQLGEEVLAGSSLRDALRDLLHRGPDGERGHGLDDLHERARRMRREALRRGRLDGTITRAQALLDQALAAEREALAQRADDDARFAEAQLDALPRSTSRAVQELSEYDWTSDEARADYQRILDELRDDVLGQRFEGMRDALQGADPARDPQAAAALQSMLADLNELLGQHARGEDTTDSFAEFMREHGEFFPEQPQDVDELVDLLARRAAAGERLMRSLTPSQRAELAGLMEQALGQAGVAEQMAALSENLRALRPDLSWGRGEQGRGEEPLGYGEATGALAEVAELDDLLDQLGQEHAGATLDDVDVEAVERQLGRGAADDVRRLRELERELRRQGWLSGSAADTVLSPKALRRLGSTALQRVFARIESASRGTHDVQSAGAAGEATGASRAWEFGDEQPLDVVRTVSNAVRRNASAAGGAVALAVEDFEVVETERRAGAAVALCVDMSFSMVSEGRWGPMKQTALALSHLVATQFPQDALQIIGFGRYALTLSAGELAAAEPDFVQGTNLQHALQLARRHLRKHSDGDPVVLVVTDGEPTAHLLPDGEAAFAWPPRAETLRATVDEIDQLTRYGAVLNVFMLGEDPSLRRFVDAMARRSGGRVFTPSAHDLGQYVVQDYLRARRGRRPGR; encoded by the coding sequence GTGGCGCGTCACCCCGGCCGGCGCAGCCGGTACGGCGCCTGGCAGGGCGGTCCGGATCCGCTGGCACCGCCGTACGACGTCCGGTCCGCGGTGGACCAGCTCGGCGAGGAGGTGCTGGCCGGCTCGAGCCTGCGCGACGCGTTGCGCGACCTGCTGCACCGCGGGCCCGACGGGGAGCGCGGACACGGGCTGGACGACCTGCACGAGCGGGCCCGCCGGATGCGCCGCGAGGCGCTGCGCCGCGGCCGGTTGGACGGCACCATCACCCGGGCCCAGGCCCTGCTGGACCAGGCGCTGGCCGCCGAGCGGGAGGCCCTCGCCCAGCGCGCGGACGACGACGCGCGGTTCGCCGAGGCGCAGCTGGACGCGCTGCCGCGCTCCACGTCCCGGGCCGTGCAGGAGCTGTCCGAGTACGACTGGACCAGCGACGAGGCCCGGGCGGACTACCAGCGGATCCTGGACGAGCTGCGGGACGACGTCCTCGGTCAGCGGTTCGAGGGCATGCGTGACGCGCTCCAGGGCGCCGACCCGGCGCGCGACCCGCAGGCCGCCGCGGCGCTGCAGTCCATGCTCGCCGACCTCAACGAGCTGCTCGGCCAGCACGCCCGCGGCGAGGACACGACGGACTCCTTCGCCGAGTTCATGCGCGAGCACGGCGAGTTCTTCCCCGAGCAGCCGCAGGACGTCGACGAGCTGGTCGACCTGCTGGCCCGCCGGGCCGCCGCCGGCGAGCGGCTGATGCGCTCGCTCACGCCGTCCCAGCGCGCCGAGCTGGCCGGGCTGATGGAGCAGGCGCTCGGTCAGGCCGGGGTCGCCGAGCAGATGGCCGCGCTGTCGGAGAACCTGCGTGCGCTGCGGCCCGACCTGTCCTGGGGCCGCGGCGAGCAGGGCCGCGGGGAGGAGCCACTCGGCTACGGCGAGGCGACCGGCGCGTTGGCCGAGGTGGCCGAGCTGGACGACCTGCTGGACCAGCTGGGCCAGGAGCACGCCGGCGCCACCCTGGACGACGTCGACGTCGAGGCCGTGGAACGCCAGCTCGGGCGCGGTGCGGCCGACGACGTCCGCCGGCTGCGCGAGCTGGAGCGCGAGCTGCGCCGGCAGGGGTGGCTGTCCGGCAGCGCCGCGGACACCGTGCTGAGCCCAAAGGCGCTGCGACGCTTGGGATCCACCGCGCTGCAGCGGGTGTTCGCCCGCATCGAGTCGGCGTCCCGCGGCACGCACGACGTCCAGTCCGCGGGAGCGGCCGGGGAGGCGACCGGCGCCTCCCGCGCCTGGGAGTTCGGCGACGAGCAGCCGCTCGACGTCGTCCGCACCGTCTCGAACGCGGTGCGGCGCAACGCCTCTGCTGCCGGTGGTGCGGTCGCGCTCGCGGTGGAGGACTTCGAGGTGGTGGAGACCGAGCGCCGGGCCGGCGCCGCCGTGGCGCTGTGCGTGGACATGTCGTTCTCGATGGTCTCCGAGGGCCGCTGGGGACCGATGAAGCAGACCGCGCTGGCGCTCTCCCACCTCGTCGCCACCCAGTTCCCGCAGGACGCGTTGCAGATCATCGGGTTCGGCCGGTACGCCCTGACGCTGTCCGCCGGCGAGCTGGCGGCAGCCGAGCCGGACTTCGTGCAGGGCACCAACCTCCAGCACGCGCTGCAATTGGCCCGCCGGCACCTGCGCAAGCACAGCGACGGCGACCCCGTGGTGCTGGTGGTCACCGACGGCGAGCCGACCGCGCACCTGCTGCCCGACGGCGAGGCGGCGTTCGCCTGGCCCCCTCGGGCCGAGACCCTGCGGGCCACCGTCGACGAGATCGACCAGCTCACCCGCTACGGCGCGGTGCTGAACGTCTTCATGCTCGGCGAGGACCCCAGCCTGCGCCGGTTCGTCGACGCGATGGCCCGCCGCAGCGGCGGGCGGGTGTTCACACCGTCAGCGCACGACCTGGGTCAGTACGTGGTGCAGGACTACCTGCGCGCCCGGCGAGGACGTCGGCCAGGGCGCTGA
- a CDS encoding uridine kinase, whose protein sequence is MGLQRVVRRVADLVAQGRPDGVRVGIDGVDGSGKTTLGDALEVELARRGHDVTRVRADNFLNPPEVRYRLGRHSPQGFFRDSYDLDSLRRTALEPTRGALVLDGLFLHRAELADLWHLSVFLDVPFAETFRRMAVRDGCDPDPEHPANARYVGGQRLYLAACDPRSQADVVLTLSELQGR, encoded by the coding sequence GTGGGTCTCCAGCGAGTTGTCCGACGGGTCGCCGACCTCGTTGCGCAGGGTCGGCCCGATGGCGTGCGGGTCGGCATCGACGGGGTGGACGGGTCCGGCAAGACCACGCTCGGGGACGCGCTCGAGGTCGAGCTGGCCCGGCGCGGGCACGACGTCACACGGGTCCGCGCCGACAACTTCCTCAACCCGCCCGAGGTCCGCTATCGCCTGGGCCGGCACTCGCCCCAGGGCTTCTTCCGCGACTCCTACGACCTGGACTCCCTGCGCCGCACGGCGCTCGAGCCGACGCGCGGGGCCCTGGTGCTGGACGGCCTGTTCCTGCACCGCGCCGAGCTCGCTGACCTGTGGCACCTGTCGGTGTTCCTGGACGTCCCGTTCGCTGAGACCTTCCGCCGGATGGCGGTCCGGGACGGGTGCGACCCGGACCCGGAGCACCCGGCCAACGCACGCTACGTGGGCGGCCAGCGGCTCTACCTCGCGGCGTGCGACCCCCGGTCGCAGGCGGACGTCGTCCTGACGCTCAGTGAGCTGCAGGGTCGGTGA
- a CDS encoding AAA family ATPase — protein MSDLSGDRAAEQAHLDVVYGRLDAIVAAAERQLTAIRRTGSVGTPQARSERDAMSTTLEFRLAQLRNVQDRLCFGRLDLRGGERHHIGRIGLSDDHQDKLLVDWRAPVAAPFYQATPAAPGEVIRRRHLTTSGREVVHLDDEVLDLEAIDDDERATLQGEGALMAAVRAPRTGRMGDIVATIQAEQDRIVRDELAGVLVVQGGPGTGKTAVALHRAAYLLFTYRQRLERSGVLVVGPGPLFLRYIEQVLPSLGESGVVMATPGSLFPGVEASTDDGDDVAQVKGDLRMVEVLANAVRDRQRLPDEDLELRVGSHRLTLTRSAVAAARARARSTGAAHNAARVTFVKDMLRHLAGQLAQQMGQTLSDELRQELDADLRDSRDVRVNLNLLWMPLTPQRFLQDLFATPVRIASAGDALSAAERARLERDRDQPFTLSDVPLLDEVAELVGDDGEAGRVEGRQRAQERAAELEYAKDVLGMTGLVDPQAPGIGAEMLANQFAEMGPALSVAERAEADRSWAFGHLVVDEAQELTPMMWRLLSRRCPARSWTVVGDLAQRGTVGGASSWAEALQPVAAGRWRERELSVSYRTPGRVLRVADAMARANGLPVTAVESVREGEVDPAVRERAPGDGQAVVEVVASLLTASEEGTIAVVAPLAEVPELARVLEDQWPGQVGDAKRTALTVRVSVLAPEQVKGLEFDDVVVVEPAAVVSASRRGLSDLYVALSRPTRRLVVLHSEPLPAGMDDLVRW, from the coding sequence GTGAGCGACCTGAGCGGGGACCGCGCTGCCGAGCAGGCGCACCTCGATGTGGTGTACGGACGGCTGGACGCCATCGTCGCGGCCGCGGAGCGGCAGCTGACGGCGATCCGGCGCACGGGGTCGGTGGGCACGCCGCAGGCGCGTTCCGAGCGCGACGCGATGTCCACGACGCTGGAGTTCCGCCTCGCCCAGCTGCGCAACGTCCAGGACCGGCTCTGCTTCGGCCGCCTCGACCTGCGCGGCGGCGAACGGCACCACATCGGCCGCATCGGGCTCAGCGACGACCACCAGGACAAGCTGCTGGTCGACTGGCGCGCGCCGGTCGCCGCGCCGTTCTACCAGGCCACACCGGCCGCCCCGGGCGAGGTGATCAGGCGCCGGCACCTGACGACGTCCGGCCGCGAGGTCGTGCACCTGGATGACGAGGTGCTCGACCTCGAGGCGATCGACGACGACGAACGGGCCACCCTGCAGGGCGAGGGCGCACTGATGGCGGCCGTGCGGGCGCCGCGCACCGGTCGCATGGGCGACATCGTGGCGACGATCCAGGCCGAGCAGGACCGCATCGTGCGGGACGAGCTCGCCGGCGTGCTGGTGGTCCAGGGCGGCCCGGGCACGGGCAAGACGGCCGTCGCGCTGCACCGCGCTGCCTACCTGCTGTTCACCTACCGCCAGCGGCTCGAGCGCTCGGGCGTCCTGGTCGTCGGCCCCGGGCCGCTGTTCCTGCGGTACATCGAGCAGGTGCTGCCCTCGCTCGGCGAGTCCGGCGTCGTGATGGCCACCCCTGGTTCGCTGTTCCCCGGCGTCGAGGCCAGCACGGACGACGGCGACGACGTCGCCCAGGTCAAGGGCGACCTGCGCATGGTGGAGGTGCTCGCCAACGCCGTGCGGGACCGTCAGCGGCTGCCGGACGAGGACCTCGAGCTGCGCGTCGGGTCGCACCGGTTGACCCTGACCCGCTCGGCCGTCGCCGCGGCCAGGGCCCGGGCCCGGTCGACCGGGGCCGCGCACAACGCCGCACGGGTGACGTTCGTCAAGGACATGCTGCGCCACCTCGCCGGCCAGCTCGCCCAGCAGATGGGCCAGACCCTGTCGGACGAGCTGCGGCAGGAGCTCGACGCGGACCTGCGGGACAGTCGCGACGTGCGGGTCAACCTGAACCTGCTGTGGATGCCCCTCACCCCGCAGCGCTTCCTGCAGGACCTGTTCGCCACGCCCGTGCGGATCGCGTCGGCCGGTGACGCGCTGAGTGCAGCCGAGCGCGCCCGGCTCGAGCGCGACCGCGACCAGCCGTTCACGCTGTCCGACGTCCCGCTGCTGGACGAGGTCGCCGAGCTGGTCGGTGACGACGGCGAGGCCGGGCGGGTCGAGGGTCGCCAGCGTGCGCAGGAGCGGGCGGCGGAGCTCGAGTACGCCAAGGACGTGCTGGGCATGACCGGTCTGGTGGACCCGCAGGCCCCCGGGATCGGTGCCGAGATGCTCGCGAACCAGTTCGCGGAGATGGGGCCGGCGCTGAGCGTGGCCGAGCGCGCGGAGGCCGACCGCTCCTGGGCGTTCGGGCACCTCGTGGTCGACGAGGCGCAGGAGCTGACCCCGATGATGTGGCGCCTGCTTTCTCGCCGCTGCCCCGCACGGTCCTGGACCGTCGTGGGTGACCTCGCCCAGCGCGGCACGGTCGGCGGCGCCTCCTCGTGGGCGGAGGCCCTGCAGCCGGTGGCCGCCGGGCGCTGGCGCGAGCGCGAGCTGAGCGTCAGCTACCGCACGCCGGGCCGCGTGCTGCGGGTCGCCGACGCCATGGCGCGAGCCAACGGGCTGCCGGTGACGGCGGTCGAGTCCGTCCGCGAGGGCGAGGTGGATCCCGCCGTGCGTGAGCGCGCCCCTGGCGACGGCCAAGCCGTGGTCGAGGTGGTGGCCTCGCTGCTGACCGCCTCGGAGGAGGGCACCATCGCGGTGGTGGCGCCGCTGGCGGAGGTGCCCGAGCTGGCCCGGGTCCTGGAGGACCAGTGGCCCGGTCAGGTCGGTGACGCGAAGCGGACGGCCCTGACGGTCCGGGTGAGCGTGCTGGCGCCCGAGCAGGTCAAGGGGCTGGAGTTCGACGACGTGGTCGTGGTGGAGCCGGCGGCCGTCGTCTCGGCGTCCCGACGAGGCCTCAGTGACCTGTACGTCGCGTTGTCGCGACCGACCCGGCGGCTCGTCGTCCTGCACAGCGAACCGCTCCCGGCGGGCATGGACGATCTCGTCCGTTGGTAA
- a CDS encoding sigma 54-interacting transcriptional regulator: MTAPSHTTPDRPTTLGELRASGHQLRSVKAEIRHNLLALMRDDEPRFEGIVGFDLTVLPELERALLAGHDLVLLGERGQGKTRLIRSLVALLDEWTPVIDGAELAEHPYDPITPASRRRAAELGDELPVAWRHRSLRYSEKLATPDTSVGDLIGDVDPIRVAQGRTLGDPETIHYGLVPRTHRGIFAINELPDLAERIQVSLLNVLEERDVQVRGYQLRLPLDLLLVASANPEDYTNRGRIITPLKDRFGAEIRTHYPLDLDDEITLVRQEAELVAEVPEHVLEVVARFTRDVRESPSVDARSGVSARFAVAGAETVAAAALRRGALRGEDEPVARVGDTESIVGTLRGKVEFESGEEGRETEVLAHLLRIAVAETFRSRTAGLDLGSFVTLVEDGESVETGELVTSAEVLQQVGTVAGLAKVLDRLGLGEAPSPGQAASGVELVLEGLHLTRRLAKTTTDDGRTVYGG; the protein is encoded by the coding sequence GTGACAGCCCCCTCGCACACCACACCGGACCGTCCCACCACCCTCGGCGAGCTGCGCGCCAGCGGGCACCAGCTGCGCAGCGTGAAGGCCGAGATCCGGCACAACCTGCTGGCCCTGATGCGCGACGACGAGCCCCGCTTCGAGGGCATCGTCGGCTTCGACCTCACCGTGCTGCCCGAGCTGGAGCGCGCCCTGCTCGCGGGGCACGACCTGGTGCTGCTCGGCGAGCGGGGCCAGGGCAAGACCCGGCTCATCCGATCCCTGGTCGCGCTGCTCGACGAGTGGACGCCGGTCATCGACGGCGCCGAGCTCGCCGAGCACCCGTACGACCCGATCACCCCGGCCTCGCGCCGCCGCGCCGCCGAGCTGGGCGACGAGCTGCCGGTCGCGTGGCGGCACCGCTCGCTGCGCTACAGCGAGAAGCTCGCCACGCCGGACACCAGCGTCGGCGACCTGATCGGGGACGTCGACCCGATTCGGGTGGCGCAGGGCCGCACCCTGGGCGACCCGGAGACCATCCACTACGGGCTGGTCCCGCGCACGCACCGCGGCATCTTCGCGATCAACGAGCTGCCGGACCTGGCCGAGCGGATCCAGGTCTCGCTGCTGAACGTGCTGGAGGAGCGCGATGTCCAGGTGCGCGGCTACCAGCTGCGGCTGCCGCTGGACCTGCTGCTGGTGGCCAGCGCGAACCCGGAGGACTACACCAACCGCGGGCGCATCATCACCCCGCTGAAGGACCGCTTCGGCGCCGAGATCCGGACCCACTACCCGCTGGACCTGGACGACGAGATCACCCTCGTGCGCCAGGAGGCCGAGCTGGTGGCCGAGGTGCCCGAGCACGTGCTCGAGGTCGTCGCCCGGTTCACCCGCGACGTCCGCGAGTCGCCGTCCGTGGACGCCCGGTCCGGGGTCTCGGCGCGGTTCGCGGTCGCCGGGGCCGAGACGGTGGCCGCCGCGGCGCTGCGCCGGGGTGCGCTGCGCGGCGAGGACGAGCCGGTCGCCCGGGTCGGGGACACCGAGTCCATCGTCGGGACGCTGCGCGGCAAGGTCGAGTTCGAGAGCGGCGAGGAGGGACGCGAGACCGAGGTGCTCGCGCACCTGCTGCGGATCGCGGTGGCCGAGACCTTCCGGTCCCGGACGGCGGGTCTGGACCTGGGCTCGTTCGTCACCCTCGTGGAGGACGGCGAGAGCGTGGAGACCGGCGAGCTCGTGACGTCGGCCGAGGTGCTCCAGCAGGTCGGGACGGTCGCCGGGCTGGCGAAGGTGCTGGACCGGCTCGGGCTGGGGGAGGCACCCAGCCCCGGCCAGGCGGCGTCCGGCGTCGAGCTGGTGCTCGAGGGCCTGCACCTGACCCGACGGCTCGCCAAGACCACGACGGACGACGGCCGCACGGTCTACGGGGGCTGA
- a CDS encoding RNA methyltransferase: MQRIEDPADPRVADYTSLTDVALRRLREPEQGLYLAESEKVIRRALAAGHRPRSFLMAPRWLDDLADVVADAERDGVPVFVGEPSVLQALTGFHLHRGAIAAMHRPDLPTVQDVVRGARRVAVLEDVVDHTNVGAMFRSAAALGVDAVLVTPQCADPLYRRSVRVSMGTVFQVPWTRIDPWPEGMQTLRDDGFTVASFALSASAVPLDELAAAPPDRLALVLGTEGHGLAESTVAASDLVVRIPMVGGVDSLNVAAASAVAFWALRP; encoded by the coding sequence GTGCAGCGGATCGAGGACCCGGCCGACCCGCGGGTGGCCGACTACACGAGCCTCACGGACGTCGCGCTGCGCCGGCTGCGCGAGCCCGAGCAGGGCCTGTACCTGGCGGAGAGCGAGAAGGTGATCCGTCGCGCGCTGGCCGCGGGACACCGACCGCGCTCGTTCCTGATGGCGCCGCGGTGGTTGGACGACCTCGCGGACGTGGTCGCGGATGCCGAGCGGGACGGCGTCCCCGTGTTCGTCGGCGAGCCGTCGGTGCTGCAGGCGCTGACCGGCTTCCACCTGCACCGCGGCGCGATCGCCGCGATGCACCGGCCCGACCTGCCCACGGTGCAGGACGTCGTCCGCGGGGCGCGCCGGGTCGCCGTGCTGGAGGACGTCGTGGACCACACGAACGTGGGCGCGATGTTCCGGTCGGCGGCGGCGCTCGGCGTGGACGCCGTGCTGGTGACCCCGCAGTGCGCGGACCCGCTCTACCGACGCAGCGTCCGGGTCTCGATGGGGACGGTCTTCCAGGTGCCGTGGACCCGCATCGACCCGTGGCCGGAGGGGATGCAGACGTTGCGGGACGACGGCTTCACGGTGGCGTCCTTCGCCCTGTCCGCGTCCGCGGTGCCGCTGGACGAGCTGGCCGCAGCGCCACCGGACCGGCTGGCCCTGGTGCTCGGCACGGAAGGCCACGGGCTCGCGGAGTCGACGGTGGCGGCGTCCGACCTGGTGGTGCGGATCCCCATGGTTGGTGGCGTCGACTCGCTCAACGTGGCGGCGGCCAGCGCCGTCGCCTTCTGGGCGCTGCGCCCCTGA
- a CDS encoding NAD-dependent protein deacetylase, whose translation MDQLAAALDVLDGRRVVALTGAGLSTDSGIPDYRGPTAVPRQPMTHQEFVSGPAAQRRYWARSHVGWGRMRRAEPNPGHLALARLEHAGAVSALITQNVDGLHGVAGSRDVVDLHGRIDEVVCLRCDEITSRAALHERLTELNPDFGDGAYARTAPDGDAEVQDVEHFRLAPCLVCRGALMPHVVFFGANVPKPRVERCYALVESAQALLVAGTSLAVQSGLRFVRRAARDGVPVVLVNQGPTRGDDLVTVKVEAGCSPTLSALADVLAGRAGSPAPRTDPGRALTV comes from the coding sequence GTGGACCAGCTGGCAGCGGCACTCGACGTCCTGGACGGGCGCCGGGTCGTCGCGCTCACGGGGGCCGGGCTCTCGACCGACTCCGGCATCCCTGACTACCGGGGGCCGACAGCGGTCCCGCGGCAGCCGATGACCCACCAGGAGTTCGTGTCCGGGCCGGCGGCCCAGCGGCGGTACTGGGCCCGCAGCCACGTCGGCTGGGGTCGGATGCGGCGGGCGGAGCCGAACCCGGGCCACCTCGCGCTGGCCCGGCTCGAGCACGCGGGTGCCGTGTCGGCGTTGATCACGCAGAACGTGGACGGGCTGCACGGCGTCGCGGGCAGCCGGGACGTCGTGGACCTGCACGGCCGGATCGACGAGGTGGTGTGCCTGCGCTGCGACGAGATCACCTCGCGCGCCGCGCTGCACGAGCGGCTGACCGAGCTCAACCCGGACTTCGGGGACGGCGCGTACGCTCGCACGGCACCGGACGGCGACGCCGAGGTGCAGGACGTCGAGCACTTCCGGCTCGCCCCCTGCCTGGTCTGTCGCGGGGCGCTGATGCCGCACGTGGTGTTCTTCGGAGCCAACGTGCCCAAACCGCGGGTGGAGCGCTGCTACGCGCTGGTCGAGTCCGCGCAGGCGCTCCTGGTCGCGGGGACGTCGCTGGCCGTGCAGTCCGGGCTGCGGTTCGTCCGGCGTGCCGCCCGGGACGGGGTTCCCGTCGTCCTGGTCAACCAGGGACCGACCCGCGGTGACGACCTCGTGACGGTGAAGGTGGAGGCCGGGTGCTCCCCCACGCTCAGCGCCCTGGCCGACGTCCTCGCCGGGCGCGCAGGTAGTCCTGCACCACGTACTGACCCAGGTCGTGCGCTGACGGTGTGA